Part of the Bacteriovorax stolpii genome, TCAGGAAGGCGACAACAAGACGCCGGAAGGAAACTACGAGCTGGACATGAAAAACCCAGAGTCAAAATTCCATAAATCGCTACATGTCTCTTACCCGAATTTTAAGGACAAACTTAAAGCAAAGGCCCTTGGTGTAAAACCAGGTGGAGATATCATGCTTCATGGCCTTCCAAACGACTTTAAAGAGATGACTGAGTGGTTAAACACAGTAGGCCTTGGTGGTCTTGCTGACGACCTAATCCGCGCGGCCCTTCCTTATCTTGATTGGACGAATGGATGTATTGCAGTAACAGACGCTGAGATTGATGAAATCTACGGTATGCTGGATGTGCCTACAAAGATCGTTATCAGACCTTAAAAACCATATCTATTTATTAGATAGACGCTCATTAAACAATATATTTCACTCTGATAAGCTTCGGGCCTATAGTGGTCTTAAGGAGCTTATCTATGAAAACTTTATTGTTATCTTCTCTCTTATTACTTTCAGCCGCTTCTTACGCCCAATCGACTGAACAAAAAAACTTCCATTGTGAAGCACGCTATTTATTTGGCCAAAAACAAAGTGCAGAACTCTCTGGATCAATCACTAGCAACACTAGTTTGGCAGATGTTGCCTACTCAATTGATAACCAGCCAGAGTTTAACGCCGGACTTTTAACCATTGATAAAAATGCCGTTAGAAAATTCCCTTTCTATCAAAAGTTCAATGTGGAAGATGGTGCGTACGCGCTTTATATGCCCGACAAAATGGACAGCGCCTTTCACTTTACTGCGATCATTGAAAGCGGAAAAACTTCTGAAAAGCTAGAGTGTTTCGTTGAAAGTAATTAGTTAGTAACTACTGTAGAAGTTCTCCGACCAGTTTGCCTTCAAGCATACCTGTGACGAGAACTTCTCTCTCCACATTTGAAAGATCCTGATCAGTGTTCACTTGAACTCTTACATAATTTGAAGAATACCCCTCAAAAAGACCCAACTTGTTTCTTCTTTCGAATAATACTTTTGTTCTCTTTCCGATTTGATCTTCACTTAGAAGGTTAAGTTTGGCGTCCCCGAACATCATAAGCGTTTTTACGCGCTCTTTTTTAACGGCCGAGTGAATATGATTTTCCATTTTCGCCGCTGTCGTGTTTTTTCTCTTTGAATAAGGGAAAACGTGGAAGTGCGTGATGGGAAGTTCTTTTAGAAGATTGAATGTGTTTTCGAACTGCTCTTTCGTCTCACCAGGGAAACCAACAATCACGTCAGCGCCAATTCCCGCATTCGGGAAAGCTGCCATGATTTTGCCGATGATTCTTTTATAATCGGCCACAGTATATTTTCTTCTCATTGCTTTTAGGATCTCATCATCCCCACTTTGAAGTGGAATATGAAAGTGATCCATCACTTTTGGAGAAGCTTTTAGTACTTCAAGAAGCTCATCTGTAATTGTATTTGGCTCTACACTTGATAATCTGAATCTCTCCAGACCTTCTACAGCTAAAACAGCTGCCACTAAGTCGTGGAGTTTTTCGCCAGAGGCCTGCTCGTACTCACCGATATTAACACCGGTAAGAACGATTTCTTTAAATCCTTGGGCCACAAGCTTTTTAGCTTCAGTCACCGCATCCGCCACAGAGATCGCTCTTGAGCGTCCACGGGCAAAAGGAATGATACAGAACGAACAAACGTAATTACAGCCGTCCTGGATCTTTAAAAACGCTCTCGTATGTGAGTCTGCAGATGTAGTAGCAGCACTATAGAACTCCCACGATTTATCAACGTGGATTGCGTTTTCTTTTTCTTCATCCAGGTATTCGAAGACTTTATATTTTTCCGAGTTCCCAAGAACCAGGTCAACTCCTTGCATGCCCGCAATTCTTGCTGGCTCCATTTGAGCGTAACAACCAGCTACAACAATCTTTCCTTCTGGAGAAGATGTGTGCGCTTTTCTGATTAAGTTTCTGCAAGTGGAATCAGCTGCATCTGTGACAGTACAAGTGTTGATGAAAACAACATCAGCAGGCTCACCGAAATCAACAATATCGTATCCGCGGTCCTTAAAACCTTGAGCGATTGAACCCGTCTCAGACAGATTCAAACGACACCCCAGAGTATGAAGGGCTACACGCTTATTATTTAGATTTACCTCTGTATTTTCCATAGATGAGGAACATAGTCCTCGTTACGCTAGAGATCAAGACGTATGAAAAATAATTCATTAAAAAAATTGAAAAAAAGTTTGACAAAAAAGCACGGGGACACTATTTTTAATCTCACTTTCGAAAACAAAATGGTCTCTTAGCTCAGTTGGTTAGAGCATCTCCCTTTTAAGGAGAGGGTCCTGCGTTCGAGTCGCAGAGAGATCACCATTTCGAAAACACCGGTAAAATCAACGAATTGCAGTATATGCACCCATCGTCTAGCCCGGTCTAGGACATCGCCTTTTCACGGCGGTAACCGGGGTTCGAATCCCCGTGGGTGTACCAAGTTTAAAAAAAGCCTCGATTTATTCGAGGCTTTTTTTTTGCCTAATTCCAAGCTATTTTTTCCCAATGAAAATCGAAAAATTCCATAAAGCTTCCTGTCACTGCAAAGCTGTCCAACTTGAAATTCATCTTCCTCGAGGGCTTGAAGACCCACGCAGGTGCGATTGTTCTTTTTGCCGAATGAGAGGGGCCATTGTCGCCTCTGTGGATTTAGAAAATATAAAAATTTTAAGCGGTGAAGACAAACTCACTCTTTATCAATTCAATACATTTACGGCCAAACACTATTTTTGCTCTGTATGTGGAATCTATACACACCATCAAAGACGCTCAAATCCTAATCAGTACGCTTTCAATGTGGCCTGCCTGGAAGGTGTAAACCCTTATGAATTGGGCGAAGTCCCTGTCATGGATGGAATAAATCATCCTGCCGACAGAAAAAAATCGCAGAAATGAGATTTTTTAAGTTACTAGCAGTCGTACTATTGTGTTTTTTATTCAATAATATTCCCACAACACACTAACAAGGATGAAAAATATGTCAGAAGTAGGACTAAACAAACCAGTTAAATTAAATTCAAAGCTAGCTGCATTCTGTGGAGCAACTGAACTTCCAAGAACTGCGATCACTCAAAAATTCTGGGACTACATCAAAGAAAACAATCTTCAAGCTAAAACAGAAAATGGAAAAGCAGAAGGCGCTGGGAAATTCATCGTTGCAGACGCAACTCTTCTTCCACTTTTCAAAGCAACTAAAGTAACAAGTAAATCAACTGGTAAAGTGACAGACTTCACTGGTCTAGAGCTTGGACAAACAATCAGCATGCTTCAATTAGCATCTGTTGTTGGTGCAAACGTAGAAGGATAATTTTTAATTAAATTACAAACGAGAGGCCTCTGTTTATCAGAGGCCTTTTTTTATCTAGAATGACTCAACTAATACCTTATAAAAGGTATTATATAAATGGCTGAAATTGCACCTTCTGCTGATTACTCTTTAAGGCCTAGACCCCATTCGTTTCACCTAATCCCCATGGGTAAATGCAGATTATTTAGCAATTCTTGAAGATTAATTTAGCGAGTGTTAACAAAAAACGTCCGAAGAGTCCCCCATGATTCATAAGATTGGTGTCGTCTCTAAAAACCTAAGCTTTTTCAATTTGATCAATCAGCAAAAAAGAGCTGATACAGAAATTGAAATCGAATTCCTGCGCGACATTGATTCACTCAAAAAGTTAAGAAACTCTGGGAAATTTATTTCAAGTTTTGTTTTCGACAGTACTCATAGTAACGATTCGATCATTGAGTTTGGTAAATACATCAGAGGAAGTGGTCAGAAAAATGCGTTGATCTTTTTAGCACTTGAAGACTTCGAAACTTTTCAAGTGGTCACTGCCGATGAAAATTTCACCGATGCCAAAATCATCAATATGCCTTCAACGGCTGCAGATATTTATCAGCGCTTGGTCTCAGATACTCGTCAGGCCGAAAACCAGACCAACCAAAAAAGTAAAACAGAAGGAACGATCAGCAATGCAAGTTTCCTCAATATATTTATCGAATCAACAATGAATACGATTAAAGAAATGGCCCAGTGTGAAGAGATCTCTCACGCAGCTCCCTTTTTACTCGATTACAAAAAAATGGAAAACTCCATCACTATTCGTGGAAAGCTCGCGATTAAATCTCCTTACTTCACCGGAAGCTTCTTTATCTCTTTTCCGGAAGAGACCTACCTAAAAGTCTGTAGCCGTGTCCTGTATGAAGAAGTCACTGCGATCACAAAAGAGAACGAAGACTTGGTTTCGGAATTTTGTAACATCGTCTACGGTAAGAGCAAGGTAGCGATTGCCAAACTCAATATGAAGCTGGATATGGTTATTCCGACTTACAACCGCGAATCGGCCATCCAATCCCCTTCCAGTATCTTAGTGGTTAAATTTATTACAGAACTTGGACCTTTCTATATTAAGGTCGCCCCCGGTCTCGTCTAAGAACACCCTCCTTTTTACATATCTATTTTTAAGATCGAGTTAAGAAAATAATTCTCCTTGAGACACTGCATGTCTTAATGCTACTTCTCCTGCAGTTCAAAATTATACGCGGGGGATTCAAATGAAAGCAGTTATCTTAATGGCCAGCTTGATGAGCACTTCTTTAATGGCAAAAACCATTGTCAAAGTTCCGTTTACTGTGGAGTTCAAAGGCAAGACTTATACTGCCCGTGAGATCAACAAAAACTTAAAGCTTCAAGGTGAAGATAAACTCCTTGAAGAGATAACCGTAGAAGACACTCTCTCTTCTAACAGAGAAGCTAATAAAATATACTGGGCACAAAGTGAAAAAGTTGATCAAATCGCCCAGAAGCTTAATCTCGACATGTACCTTGAGCTTGGTAACCCGGATGGTTCTTGCTACATCGGAAAAGCCGCTGAAGCTGTCGGCATTCTTTCAGGTCTTACTGACGGGCCTTTCTCGGACCAAATGGGGCTTTGGGGCTGGAAATACAAAAAAGAAGTCCACTTAGAAGAAGGTTACGAAGAAAGTGAGCAACACTTGATGGAACGTAACAAGGCCTGGAAAAACTGGAAAGGCAATGATGAATCAATCCTCATCATTACCCACGTTTCAGATGACGGTGATGACATGATCACGAACGTAGTTAATGTTTGCAAATAAAAAAGGAGTCCCTGATGAAAGCTTTAATTCTTCTTACTTTGATTTTTTCTGCTCATGCCATGGCTGCTGACGATAAGTGCTTCAAGGCCGCCAAAAATGCTGCTCTTGAATTCGTGAAATCTGAAGGTGAAATCACGAATATGGATGAGTTCAATGATGTTTACGATAGTGAGCAAGTTGATGTTTATCTGCAAAGTGGATGGCAAAAAGAGTATTGGTCATTCTATAACCACTCGGCCATCGTAAATGTTGAAGTTGATTCAGTTAAGTCAAAATGCTTTGTAAAAAAAGTTGAAGTTGTTCAAAACGACCAAGACCAAGATTAGAAAAAATGAAGGCCCCGAAAAGGGGCCTTTTTTATTTTAATTTTGTAAGGACGTAACTGTATTCTTCGGCCACTTCTTTTAAACTGTCAAAACGTCCGCTTTTTCCAAAATGCCCTTCGCCCATATTAATCTTTAGAAGGACATCATTATTGCCGCTATTAAAATCGCGAAGCTTTAAGGCCCACTTCGTCGGCTCCCAATACGTTACACGTTGGTCATTAAGGCCTCCGGTAATATACATGTGCGGATAGGCCTGTTCTTTGACATTGTCATAAGGTGAGTACGATTTCATATATCGATAATATTTTTTATCATGTGGATTTCCCCACTCTTTATATTCAGTTTTAGTCAAAGGAAGAGAGTCATCAAACATGGTATTGATTAAATCAACAAATGGTACATGGGCACAGATTACTTTATATAGATCAGGACGCATATTAGAAATGGCCCCCATTAAAAGTCCTCCAGCACTTCCGCCCTTAGCTGACAGGCGCTCTGGTGAGGTGTATTTCTTCTTCACTAGATATTCAGTACAGCTTATAAAATCTTTAAAAGTATTTTTCTTCTTTAAATACTTTCCATCTTCGTACCATTTTCTTCCTAACTCTGAGCCGCCACGAATTCCCGCATAAGCATAAACCATTCCACGATCTAATAAACTCACTAGAGACGGAACAAAATTATAACCAATAGTAGAACCGTACGAACCATATCCATAAATCATTGCAGGTGCCTTACCATTTTTCTTCAGCCCTTTTTTATAGATGATACAAAGAGGAATTTTCACTTTGTCATGCCCAGGCACCATGACGTATTCAACTTGATAGTTTTTAGAATGAAACTTCTTTACTTCATCCACTTTTAAAACAACCTGCTTCCTGGTTAAAAGGTCATACTCTATCGTTGTTTTAGGTGTAATAGGAGAAGCATAGTGAATTCTAATTTTATTATCTCCATACTCATAATAATCAGAAGAAAATGACATGTTGTAAGCGGCTTCCGGGAATTTAATAAAATAGACCTTCCCTGTCTCTCTATTGATGATACGGCCCTTAGGAAGGCCTTGTGATCTTTCATAAACACATAAAAACTTACTGGTATTTTCCATTCCTAAAAGATTGATATCCTTTGAATGAGGAATAATCACTTTCCAATGCTTTTTATCGATCTTGTTGTCTGGGCAAAAATACATTTTAAAGTTCAAGGCCTTTTCATTTGTTCTGATATAAAAGCCATTATGAGCATGGTCGATGCTGTAAAGAACATCATTCTTTAATTTGCTAAAGACCTTAGGTCTTGTCTGCCCTTTTTCGTCCAAAGGTAAGTAGGCCACATAGGAAGAAACTTTTTCAGCAGAGCGAATCAGTAAGTACTTCTTCGAGCTACTTGGATAACAAGAAATAAAAAACTTCTGATCCGGCTCGTGAAAAATACATTGGTCTTTCTTTTGATTGTCCCCGAGAATATGTCTCCAGACCTTATCGTTTCTGATGTGCCCATCAAGAGTCAAATAGTAGATCATATCAGTATTCGACCAGGTAAAGTTTCCTCCGGTATTTTTTAAATGGGAGATCACTTTTTTAGTCTCTGTGCTGATGATGACAATGTCACAAACTTCATCACCTTTTGTATCAATAGAATAAGCAAAATAGCGGCCGTCATAAGAAACGCCCATATCGTGAATTGAGAGATAGCCTCCCTTCTTCACCATTTTGTTAAAATCGACCAGTACGGAAACTTTACTTCCGACCTTCTTGCAATATTGAATGTATTGTTTTCCTTTTACATAGCGGTGAAAAAATTCTGCTTGACCTCTTCTGAAAGGAACTGCGGCGTCTTCTTTTGGCAAGCGGTCTTTTAACTCTTTAAAGATCTTCCCCGACAAACCTGAAACAGGCTTTAGCATCTTATTGAAATAATCATTTTCTTTTTTTAAGTGAGCAATAACGGCCGGATTTTGTTTTTCTTTCAACCAGAAATAAGGATCAAGAACTTTTTCTTTATGATAATTTGTATAAAATTCTTTTGCGTCGGCACTTGGGGGAGTCAATTTCATATATGGTCCTCTAGGTTTTTAAACTCCTAGTAGGATACCACGTTTTTCTTATCGAGCCTTGAAATCTCTTCGATCTTACTTAAAACAGCTGATGCGATAACATCGTAACCTTTTGGTGTGCAATGCTCCCAATCTCCAATGAGTTCGTCCTGAGGCACTCCGCTATTAATAAGCTTGTTAAAAACACTCGCCACATTCACAACGTGAACATTATCTTTTTGAGCAAGCTTCATAATGGCCGAATTGATATTTTTATAATCTAAAGGATACGTCAGGAAGATAATCTCCCCTCTTTCTTTTTGAACCAGGTTGATGATCTTTTCATGATACTGACTTTGAATCCTTCTTGCCTCTGCCCCGTAGGAACTCCAGCTCTCAATTGATTTTAACATGGTCGAACTCTTGTTGATTTGGTCATGGTCTTTTTCTATTTTATGGAAAAAATCGCGTTCATCTGCCGTAATATGTTTTACCAGCGGAATGATGTCGAGCTCTAGTGAGTAATGGCTTTGAAGAGTTGTGTATGAGACAAGATTGTATAACACACTTGGTGCTGCCAGCATTCGTGGGAAAACATGAATCGCGGTTAAAAGGTCTTCGACAATACGCTCTTCACTTCCATCTTTATCTCTTAAGTTGACGCTAATGATAGTGTCTTGAAGCTTTTTAAAGAAAATTTTGCTGTATCCGTCCTTAAAAGCTGTTTTGATTTTACTTAAATGTTTTATAAAACACTCTCTGCGCGCTGATCCTGTCGAGTCAAAGCAAGACTGAAGTCTTTCCGCCAGAGCATTTTTTACAGTCGTTTGCTGATCATCAAAGATTTTGTTCTGGGCCCAGTCAAAAACAAACTTCGTCATTTTGACTGTTTTTAGTTTCGAAAAAAAAGAGAGTTGGTCTTCAATTTTAAAAGAAATAGACTCGGAAGAGATATGATTGCCCCTCATATACTCGTTGTAAAAAGACTCAAACTCTTTACCAGTGTCATAAAACATATCAGCTGCGCCAACGAGAACAACGACTATCGTCTTTCTGGAAAGATCTTTTTTATTCTGAAAGTAGTGAGAAAGGCGCATGTAAGTGCCCTTAGTTGTATCCTCACAAATCCCCATATTAGACACTGGAAATCTTTTATCGAGTTTTTCAAAAAGACGAAAAGGATAACTCTGCTCCCATTCAACATTCCCACCATTGGTAAACGAATCACCAACCGTGATAATCTCCAGATTACTCGGCAACGACTTGTACATCTCATAGATGTCTTCATGCCTTCTCATCTTCTCTTCATTAAAATTTTTATGAGGATTGTTTTTTACCGCTGTGTAAGTATAGGGCATTTGGTATTTCTTCAGCAGGTAATTAAGGGCCACTTCACAGACCGCAACAGACACAACCAGCGACAAGCAAAAAAAGGAGACTTTAATCAGGAGAGATTTTATGTTTTTTCTCATTTCCTGATTATTATACCGGTTTTTACTAATCCGAGTTTTAAGACAACCTTATTTTTTAAATTCAAGGTGATAGAGTACTGAGATTATTTTTTCACATGCCAGAGTGACACAGTTTATTTGCTGTCCTTACATATCGTATCTGGAATAAAAAAGGGCCTCAAAAAGAGGCCCTTTGTAATACTAATTAATCACTTCCCCAAAAGTTCCACTGGCATCATTGTTTCACTCCTGCCAGATTTAAATAAAAAGCGTATTGAAGAGCTTCATCGCGAAGGTATTCAAAGCGTCCACTTTTTCCACCATGGCCAACATCCATTTCGATTTTCATCATTAAGATTTTTGATTTATCTGTTCTCATGTCGCGAATTTTTGAAACCCATTTTGTCGGCTCCCAAAAAGAAACCTGACTGTCATTTAATCCTGTCGTTACAAAAAGGTTTGGGTAATCCATTGGCTTAACATTGTCATAAGGAGAATAGCTCTTCATATACTCGTAGTACTTTTTATCGTTTGGATTTCCCCACTCCTCATACTCGCCTGTCGTTAGCGGAAGAGAACTATCAAGCATTGTCGTTACCACGTCAACGAAAGGCACTTCGGCCACAATTCCTGTATAAAGATCAGGTCGTAGGTTCATTATCGCGCCCATTAAAAGACCTCCGGCGCTTCCACCATTAGCAAAAACTTTTTTAGGATTGCCGTATTTTTCATTTACCAGGAATTCGGTTCCAGCGACGAAATCAGTAAAGGTATTTTTCTTTTTTAAGAATTTTCCATCTTCATACCACGCTCTTCCCATTTCAGCTCCTCCACGGATATGAATGATGGCGTAGACAAAACCGCGATCCAATAAACTCACTCGCGCTGGAGAGAAATATGGATCAGAGCTCATACCGTATGAACCATAACCATAAACTAAAAGAGGATTGGTTCCGTCTTTCTTAAAGCCTTTTTTATAAACTAGAGAAATAGGAATCTTTACTCCATCTTTAGCTGTCGCAAAAATTCTTTCAGAAACGTATTGAGAAGAATCGTATTTTGGCACTTCTTTTTCTTTTAAAAGCTTCGACTCTTTTGTCTCACAATTAAAATCATAAAAAGAGGCCGGTCTATTCATTGAGATAAATCCATA contains:
- a CDS encoding SWIB/MDM2 domain-containing protein; its protein translation is MKNMSEVGLNKPVKLNSKLAAFCGATELPRTAITQKFWDYIKENNLQAKTENGKAEGAGKFIVADATLLPLFKATKVTSKSTGKVTDFTGLELGQTISMLQLASVVGANVEG
- a CDS encoding S9 family peptidase; the protein is MKLTPPSADAKEFYTNYHKEKVLDPYFWLKEKQNPAVIAHLKKENDYFNKMLKPVSGLSGKIFKELKDRLPKEDAAVPFRRGQAEFFHRYVKGKQYIQYCKKVGSKVSVLVDFNKMVKKGGYLSIHDMGVSYDGRYFAYSIDTKGDEVCDIVIISTETKKVISHLKNTGGNFTWSNTDMIYYLTLDGHIRNDKVWRHILGDNQKKDQCIFHEPDQKFFISCYPSSSKKYLLIRSAEKVSSYVAYLPLDEKGQTRPKVFSKLKNDVLYSIDHAHNGFYIRTNEKALNFKMYFCPDNKIDKKHWKVIIPHSKDINLLGMENTSKFLCVYERSQGLPKGRIINRETGKVYFIKFPEAAYNMSFSSDYYEYGDNKIRIHYASPITPKTTIEYDLLTRKQVVLKVDEVKKFHSKNYQVEYVMVPGHDKVKIPLCIIYKKGLKKNGKAPAMIYGYGSYGSTIGYNFVPSLVSLLDRGMVYAYAGIRGGSELGRKWYEDGKYLKKKNTFKDFISCTEYLVKKKYTSPERLSAKGGSAGGLLMGAISNMRPDLYKVICAHVPFVDLINTMFDDSLPLTKTEYKEWGNPHDKKYYRYMKSYSPYDNVKEQAYPHMYITGGLNDQRVTYWEPTKWALKLRDFNSGNNDVLLKINMGEGHFGKSGRFDSLKEVAEEYSYVLTKLK
- a CDS encoding chemotaxis protein CheX, giving the protein MIHKIGVVSKNLSFFNLINQQKRADTEIEIEFLRDIDSLKKLRNSGKFISSFVFDSTHSNDSIIEFGKYIRGSGQKNALIFLALEDFETFQVVTADENFTDAKIINMPSTAADIYQRLVSDTRQAENQTNQKSKTEGTISNASFLNIFIESTMNTIKEMAQCEEISHAAPFLLDYKKMENSITIRGKLAIKSPYFTGSFFISFPEETYLKVCSRVLYEEVTAITKENEDLVSEFCNIVYGKSKVAIAKLNMKLDMVIPTYNRESAIQSPSSILVVKFITELGPFYIKVAPGLV
- a CDS encoding L,D-transpeptidase family protein produces the protein MRTVLLALVLSITTSNVFAKSEVALVRVFKSERRLELVNKKDQVIKSYKVMLGRNPVGHKVQEGDNKTPEGNYELDMKNPESKFHKSLHVSYPNFKDKLKAKALGVKPGGDIMLHGLPNDFKEMTEWLNTVGLGGLADDLIRAALPYLDWTNGCIAVTDAEIDEIYGMLDVPTKIVIRP
- the mtaB gene encoding tRNA (N(6)-L-threonylcarbamoyladenosine(37)-C(2))-methylthiotransferase MtaB → MENTEVNLNNKRVALHTLGCRLNLSETGSIAQGFKDRGYDIVDFGEPADVVFINTCTVTDAADSTCRNLIRKAHTSSPEGKIVVAGCYAQMEPARIAGMQGVDLVLGNSEKYKVFEYLDEEKENAIHVDKSWEFYSAATTSADSHTRAFLKIQDGCNYVCSFCIIPFARGRSRAISVADAVTEAKKLVAQGFKEIVLTGVNIGEYEQASGEKLHDLVAAVLAVEGLERFRLSSVEPNTITDELLEVLKASPKVMDHFHIPLQSGDDEILKAMRRKYTVADYKRIIGKIMAAFPNAGIGADVIVGFPGETKEQFENTFNLLKELPITHFHVFPYSKRKNTTAAKMENHIHSAVKKERVKTLMMFGDAKLNLLSEDQIGKRTKVLFERRNKLGLFEGYSSNYVRVQVNTDQDLSNVEREVLVTGMLEGKLVGELLQ
- a CDS encoding GFA family protein gives rise to the protein MKIEKFHKASCHCKAVQLEIHLPRGLEDPRRCDCSFCRMRGAIVASVDLENIKILSGEDKLTLYQFNTFTAKHYFCSVCGIYTHHQRRSNPNQYAFNVACLEGVNPYELGEVPVMDGINHPADRKKSQK